One window of Arvicola amphibius chromosome 6, mArvAmp1.2, whole genome shotgun sequence genomic DNA carries:
- the Lsm10 gene encoding U7 snRNA-associated Sm-like protein LSm10, which yields MALSHSMKERTISENSLVILLQGLQGHITTVDLRDESSARGRIDNVDAFMNIRLANVTYTDRWGHQVELDDLFVTGRNVRYVHIPDDVNITATIEQQLQIIHRVRNFGGKGQGRREFPSKRQ from the coding sequence ATGGCACTGAGCCACTCCATGAAGGAGCGAACCATctctgagaacagcctggtcatCCTGCTGCAGGGCCTCCAGGGCCATATCACCACTGTGGACCTTCGGGATGAGAGTTCGGCCCGAGGACGGATTGACAATGTTGATGCTTTCATGAACATCCGCCTGGCCAATGTCACCTACACCGACCGCTGGGGACATCAGGTTGAGCTGGATGACCTCTTCGTGACAGGTCGTAATGTCCGATACGTCCATATCCCAGATGATGTGAACATCACTGCCACCATCGAGCAGCAACTGCAGATCATCCACCGCGTGCGCAACTTTGGCGGCAAGGGTCAAGGTCGGCGAGAGTTTCCCTCCAAAAGGCAGTGA